The Planococcus versutus genome contains a region encoding:
- a CDS encoding IDEAL domain-containing protein, producing MENYYSYADFMKAMAQTKKITEAEKMLNDIYLDLFLKHVHRSQQQEQLMALIDKALDSHDQKAFTVYAAQLQSLNYEEIE from the coding sequence ATGGAAAACTATTATTCTTATGCTGATTTCATGAAAGCAATGGCACAAACTAAAAAAATCACAGAAGCGGAAAAAATGCTGAATGATATCTACTTAGATCTATTCTTAAAGCATGTTCATCGATCGCAACAGCAAGAACAGCTGATGGCACTTATCGATAAAGCCCTGGACAGTCACGACCAAAAAGCATTCACGGTATATGCTGCTCAATTACAAAGTCTAAATTATGAAGAAATCGAATAA
- the uvrB gene encoding excinuclease ABC subunit UvrB, whose product MKQEFNLQAPYEPAGDQPQAIAEITQGIINGKRCQTLLGATGTGKTYTMSNVIQQVKKPTLVMAHNKTLAGQLYSEFKEFFPDNAVEYFVSYYDYYQPEAYVPQSDTFIEKDASINDEIDKLRHSATSSLFERDDVIVVASVSCIYGLGSPKEYRELVVSLRKGMEIERNQLLRKLVDVQYERNDISFTRGTFRVRGDVVEIFPASRDERCLRVEFFGDEIDRIREVDALTGKIIGERDHVAIFPASHFVTREDKMVKAIENIEIELEERLKEMRAEDKLLEAQRLEQRTRYDLEMMREMGFCSGIENYSRHLTLRPAGAQPYTLIDYFPEDFLLVVDESHVTLPQVRGMFNGDQARKKVLVEHGFRLPSAMDNRPLTFTEFEDHISQAVFVSATPGPYELEHTPEMVEQIIRPTGLLDPTIEIRPIEGQIDDLMYEIRQRAEKNERVLVTTLTKKMSEDLTAYLKDAGIKVNYLHSEIKTLERIEIIRELRMGVYDALVGINLLREGLDIPEVSLVTILDADKEGFLRSDRALIQTMGRAARNSNGHVIMYADRITDSMQRAMDETTRRRTIQAEYNEENDVTPITIQKKIRDVIRATNAAEESEEYISKAVSGKKLKKEERVKLISLLEVEMKEAAKALDFERAAELRDTVLELKAEG is encoded by the coding sequence ATGAAACAGGAATTTAATCTTCAAGCCCCGTATGAACCTGCAGGTGATCAACCGCAGGCAATCGCTGAAATAACACAAGGCATCATTAACGGCAAGCGTTGCCAAACATTACTAGGTGCTACCGGTACAGGTAAAACCTACACGATGTCGAACGTCATTCAGCAAGTTAAAAAACCGACACTTGTTATGGCCCACAATAAAACCTTAGCAGGACAGCTTTATAGTGAATTCAAAGAATTTTTCCCAGATAACGCGGTTGAGTATTTCGTCAGTTATTATGATTATTACCAGCCCGAAGCGTATGTTCCTCAATCCGACACATTTATTGAAAAAGATGCCAGCATTAACGATGAAATTGATAAATTACGTCACTCAGCAACAAGTTCGTTATTTGAACGAGACGATGTCATTGTTGTCGCTTCGGTTTCGTGTATATATGGACTCGGTTCACCAAAGGAATACCGTGAGCTTGTTGTTTCATTGCGAAAAGGAATGGAAATTGAACGCAATCAGTTGTTAAGAAAATTAGTAGATGTGCAATACGAACGCAATGATATTAGTTTTACTCGGGGTACATTCCGCGTACGTGGAGATGTTGTTGAAATTTTCCCTGCTTCACGCGATGAAAGATGTTTACGTGTTGAATTTTTTGGCGATGAAATAGACCGGATTCGTGAAGTAGATGCGTTGACTGGCAAAATTATAGGGGAACGCGATCACGTCGCTATTTTCCCTGCATCTCACTTTGTTACGCGCGAAGATAAAATGGTGAAAGCTATTGAAAATATTGAAATCGAATTAGAAGAACGGCTTAAAGAAATGCGTGCAGAAGACAAATTATTAGAAGCGCAGCGACTTGAACAGCGAACCCGTTACGACTTAGAAATGATGCGAGAAATGGGATTTTGTTCGGGGATCGAGAACTATTCGCGTCATTTAACATTACGTCCTGCAGGCGCACAACCTTATACATTAATTGATTATTTTCCAGAAGATTTTTTGTTAGTCGTGGATGAAAGTCATGTGACATTGCCACAAGTGCGCGGCATGTTTAATGGTGACCAAGCACGTAAAAAAGTATTAGTTGAACATGGTTTTCGCTTGCCTTCTGCAATGGACAACCGGCCATTAACGTTTACCGAATTTGAAGATCATATTAGCCAAGCTGTTTTTGTATCAGCTACACCAGGTCCATATGAATTGGAACATACGCCAGAAATGGTCGAACAAATTATTCGTCCAACAGGCTTATTAGATCCAACGATTGAAATTCGACCGATTGAAGGGCAAATTGATGATTTGATGTACGAAATTCGTCAACGTGCAGAGAAAAATGAACGTGTACTCGTGACCACATTGACTAAGAAGATGTCGGAAGATTTAACGGCTTATTTAAAAGATGCCGGCATCAAAGTAAACTATTTGCATTCTGAAATTAAAACACTAGAACGGATTGAAATTATCCGTGAATTGCGTATGGGTGTTTATGATGCGCTTGTCGGCATTAACTTATTGCGTGAAGGACTGGATATTCCTGAAGTTTCATTAGTAACCATCTTAGATGCAGATAAAGAAGGCTTCTTGCGTTCTGACCGCGCACTTATTCAAACAATGGGACGCGCAGCAAGAAACTCAAATGGCCACGTTATTATGTATGCAGACCGGATAACAGACTCGATGCAACGTGCAATGGACGAAACCACACGTCGACGTACCATCCAAGCTGAATACAATGAAGAAAATGACGTAACGCCAATTACCATACAAAAGAAAATCCGTGATGTGATTCGTGCAACAAATGCTGCGGAAGAATCAGAAGAATACATTTCAAAAGCAGTATCGGGCAAAAAACTCAAAAAAGAAGAGCGCGTGAAGCTAATCAGTTTACTGGAAGTAGAAATGAAAGAAGCAGCAAAAGCACTCGATTTTGAACGTGCTGCAGAACTGCGTGACACAGTTCTTGAATTGAAGGCGGAAGGATGA
- the uvrA gene encoding excinuclease ABC subunit UvrA — translation MKNTEIRIQGARANNLKNIDVVIPRDKLVVMTGLSGSGKSSLAFDTIYAEGQRRYVESLSAYARQFLGQMDKPDVDLIEGLSPAISIDQKTTSKNPRSTVATVTEIYDYMRLMYARVGKPICPNHGIEISSQTIEQMVDRIVEYPERTKMQILAPIVSGRKGTHVKLLEDIKKQGYVRVRVDGELIDLDDNISLDKNKKHNIEVVIDRIIIKEGIAPRLSDSLESALRLAEGRVLVDVMGQEELLFSEHHACPICGFSIGELEPRMFSFNSPFGACPECDGLGVKLEVDPELVIPDWSVSLSKGAIVPWQPTSSQYYPQLLKAVCEHYKIDMDIPVSELPEEHINMIMRGSGVDKIRFRYENDYGQKRDNYISFEGVLSNVDRRYRETSSDYIRDQMEKYMEQQSCTVCEGYRLKPESLSVKVNDLHIGTVAEFSIVEAYQFFDQLTLSEKDMQIAKLILREIQERIGFLINVGLDYLTLNRASGTLSGGEAQRIRLATQIGSRLTGVLYILDEPSIGLHQRDNDRLIETLKSMRDIGNTLIVVEHDEDTMLAADYLIDVGPGAGAHGGEIIAAGTPEKVMKNKKSLTGQYLSGKKFIPVPTERRKPTERKISIRGANENNLKKVDVDIPLGLFTAVTGVSGSGKSTLINEILYKTLAHRLNRAKAKPGHFDSMEGTKELEKVIDIDQSPIGRTPRSNPATYTGVFDDIRDVYATTNEAKVRGYKKGRFSFNVKGGRCEACRGDGIIKIEMHFLPDVYVPCEICHGKRYNRETLEVKYKNKSIADVLAMTVEEGYAFFENIPKINRKLKTIVDVGLGYIKLGQPATTLSGGEAQRVKLASELHKRSNGKSFYILDEPTTGLHADDISRLLKVLQRLVENGDTVLTIEHNLDVIKTADYIIDLGPEGGDKGGMILATGTPEEIAAAENSYTGKYLKPILERDRERMNAVVKGTGRRKKAVK, via the coding sequence TTGAAAAATACAGAGATACGGATCCAAGGAGCGCGTGCAAACAATTTAAAGAACATTGACGTTGTTATTCCACGTGACAAACTTGTTGTGATGACGGGGCTTTCAGGATCTGGCAAGTCTTCATTGGCGTTTGATACAATTTATGCTGAAGGGCAGCGACGCTACGTGGAGTCACTGTCTGCGTATGCGCGTCAATTTTTGGGACAAATGGATAAGCCGGATGTCGATTTAATTGAAGGCTTGTCGCCAGCAATTTCAATCGATCAGAAAACAACTAGCAAAAATCCTCGTTCTACAGTTGCAACGGTCACAGAAATTTATGATTACATGCGCTTGATGTATGCGCGTGTAGGTAAGCCTATTTGTCCGAATCACGGAATTGAAATATCATCGCAGACGATTGAACAAATGGTAGACCGTATTGTCGAATATCCAGAGCGTACTAAAATGCAAATTTTGGCACCGATCGTCTCAGGACGCAAAGGAACGCATGTGAAATTGCTTGAAGATATTAAAAAACAAGGATATGTTCGAGTTCGCGTTGATGGAGAACTTATTGACCTAGATGATAACATTTCATTAGACAAAAATAAAAAACATAACATAGAAGTAGTGATTGATCGCATTATTATTAAAGAAGGTATTGCGCCACGGTTAAGTGATTCTTTGGAATCAGCTCTTCGGTTGGCAGAAGGACGCGTATTAGTTGATGTGATGGGACAAGAAGAATTATTGTTTAGTGAGCATCATGCTTGTCCGATTTGCGGATTTTCAATCGGAGAACTAGAGCCTCGAATGTTTTCGTTCAACTCACCTTTTGGCGCTTGTCCAGAATGTGATGGTTTAGGTGTGAAATTAGAAGTTGACCCAGAGCTAGTGATTCCTGACTGGAGTGTATCACTTAGCAAAGGAGCTATCGTTCCTTGGCAACCAACAAGTTCGCAATATTATCCACAATTATTAAAAGCAGTTTGTGAACATTATAAAATTGATATGGATATCCCAGTTAGTGAGCTGCCAGAAGAACACATCAATATGATTATGCGTGGCTCTGGCGTAGATAAAATCCGTTTTCGCTATGAAAACGATTATGGTCAAAAGCGTGACAACTACATTAGCTTTGAAGGTGTGCTTTCAAATGTTGATCGTCGCTATCGTGAAACTTCATCCGATTATATTCGTGATCAAATGGAAAAGTACATGGAACAACAAAGCTGCACGGTTTGTGAAGGCTATCGCTTGAAGCCTGAATCGCTGTCAGTTAAAGTGAATGACTTACACATTGGTACAGTAGCGGAATTTTCGATTGTGGAAGCGTATCAGTTTTTTGATCAACTCACATTATCCGAAAAAGACATGCAAATTGCGAAATTGATTTTACGAGAAATTCAAGAGCGTATCGGTTTTTTGATTAATGTTGGGCTAGATTATTTAACGCTCAACCGAGCATCTGGAACTTTGTCTGGAGGAGAAGCGCAACGTATACGTTTAGCAACTCAAATCGGTTCGAGGCTCACCGGTGTCTTATACATTCTTGATGAACCATCTATCGGTTTGCACCAGCGAGATAATGACCGACTGATTGAGACTTTAAAAAGTATGCGAGATATTGGCAATACCTTGATTGTTGTCGAGCATGACGAAGATACGATGTTAGCTGCTGATTACTTGATCGATGTAGGTCCAGGAGCGGGTGCTCATGGAGGAGAAATTATTGCAGCCGGAACTCCCGAAAAAGTCATGAAAAACAAAAAGTCATTAACCGGTCAATACTTGAGTGGCAAGAAGTTTATTCCAGTGCCTACAGAGCGTAGAAAGCCAACAGAACGGAAAATTTCTATTCGCGGAGCAAATGAAAACAATTTAAAAAAAGTAGACGTCGATATTCCACTAGGTTTATTTACAGCTGTAACAGGTGTTTCGGGTTCTGGCAAAAGTACACTCATTAATGAAATTCTTTACAAAACATTGGCACATCGCTTAAATCGTGCAAAAGCTAAGCCAGGTCACTTTGATTCTATGGAAGGCACCAAAGAACTTGAGAAAGTTATTGATATCGACCAATCGCCAATTGGACGCACACCGCGATCAAATCCCGCAACGTACACAGGCGTGTTTGACGATATTCGCGACGTGTATGCGACGACAAACGAAGCCAAAGTTCGTGGCTATAAAAAAGGCCGATTTAGTTTTAATGTCAAGGGTGGACGCTGTGAAGCTTGCCGTGGTGATGGTATTATAAAAATAGAAATGCATTTCCTTCCGGATGTCTATGTACCATGCGAAATTTGTCATGGAAAACGTTACAACCGAGAAACGTTGGAAGTAAAGTATAAAAACAAAAGCATTGCAGATGTACTGGCTATGACTGTAGAAGAAGGCTATGCATTTTTCGAAAATATTCCCAAAATCAATCGGAAATTGAAAACGATAGTGGATGTTGGACTGGGGTATATCAAATTAGGTCAACCGGCTACTACGCTATCCGGTGGTGAAGCACAGCGTGTCAAACTAGCATCCGAACTTCATAAGCGGTCGAATGGTAAGTCTTTTTACATTTTGGACGAGCCGACAACAGGACTTCATGCAGATGACATTTCTCGTTTGTTAAAAGTTTTGCAACGTCTTGTCGAAAATGGGGATACTGTATTAACAATTGAACACAATCTTGACGTTATCAAAACGGCAGATTATATTATCGATCTTGGTCCTGAAGGTGGAGACAAAGGTGGTATGATTTTAGCAACCGGTACACCAGAAGAAATTGCCGCTGCTGAAAATTCATATACCGGCAAGTACTTAAAACCAATTCTAGAGCGCGATCGTGAGCGTATGAAT